One Nitrospira sp. genomic region harbors:
- a CDS encoding HAD family hydrolase, which yields MSVAPSVPQRRVAAAIAAFFDVDNTLLPGEASEVGFFRWLRQRGVVGWPEARASVAWWLRHLPSLSLQPLRERKLYLAGKPAQVIESLGEEFCREALCPRVSPAAMTAIERHQSEGHLVILLTGSLDFLMEPIADSLQVDRCVASQLEQLEGVYTGQVVPPLPYGDGKLTHVHRLAQELELDLEACFAYGDSPGDQAVLGAVGHPTVVNPIRGMGRVARRHGWPVVSWR from the coding sequence ATGTCGGTCGCTCCCTCAGTCCCTCAACGGCGGGTGGCCGCGGCGATCGCCGCGTTTTTCGACGTCGACAATACGCTGTTGCCTGGCGAAGCCAGTGAGGTGGGATTTTTTCGCTGGCTCCGGCAGCGTGGTGTGGTCGGTTGGCCGGAGGCGCGTGCCAGCGTGGCCTGGTGGCTCCGGCATCTCCCGTCACTCTCTCTGCAGCCGCTGCGTGAACGCAAATTGTATCTGGCGGGAAAGCCCGCACAAGTCATTGAGTCGCTGGGTGAAGAGTTTTGTCGCGAAGCCCTCTGCCCGCGTGTGTCTCCCGCTGCCATGACGGCGATCGAGCGACACCAGAGTGAGGGGCATCTGGTCATTTTGCTGACGGGGTCGCTGGATTTTCTGATGGAGCCCATCGCGGATTCGCTCCAAGTTGATCGTTGTGTTGCGAGTCAGCTTGAACAGCTAGAGGGCGTCTATACCGGTCAGGTGGTCCCTCCGCTGCCGTACGGCGATGGGAAGCTCACGCATGTGCACCGGCTTGCGCAAGAGCTGGAGTTAGATCTTGAGGCCTGTTTTGCGTACGGCGACAGTCCGGGGGATCAGGCTGTCTTGGGTGCCGTGGGGCATCCGACGGTGGTGAATCCGATTCGCGGTATGGGCCGTGTGGCTCGCCGTCATGGCTGGCCGGTGGTGTCCTGGCGATGA
- the queE gene encoding 7-carboxy-7-deazaguanine synthase QueE has protein sequence MKAPPQPQERTLRVTEIFHSIQGESTYVGQPCVFVRLTGCPLRCTWCDTDYSFYGGTSLAIDEILTKVREFGCQLVEVTGGEPLAQPEALPLIARLCDAGYTVLIETSGAIDVRPVDQRAKLILDVKCPGSGMTDRMHWPNLDCLTAKDEAKFVLASRADYEWARGIVAQHRLADRCPVLFSPVFGSLDLRPLAEWILADRLSVRFQLQMHKYIWAPDMRGV, from the coding sequence ATGAAGGCTCCCCCCCAACCCCAAGAACGGACGCTCCGGGTGACAGAAATCTTTCATAGTATCCAAGGAGAGTCGACGTATGTGGGGCAGCCCTGCGTCTTCGTCCGGCTTACGGGTTGTCCGCTCCGTTGCACCTGGTGCGATACCGACTATAGTTTTTACGGCGGGACGTCTCTCGCCATCGACGAGATTCTGACGAAGGTGCGGGAGTTTGGCTGTCAGTTGGTCGAAGTGACTGGCGGCGAGCCGCTCGCGCAGCCGGAGGCGCTTCCACTGATTGCTCGTCTGTGCGATGCCGGCTATACGGTCTTGATTGAGACCAGCGGTGCGATCGATGTGCGGCCGGTCGACCAACGGGCGAAGCTCATCCTGGACGTGAAATGCCCGGGGAGCGGAATGACAGACCGCATGCATTGGCCGAATCTCGACTGCCTGACCGCGAAGGATGAAGCGAAGTTTGTACTGGCCTCGCGAGCGGATTATGAGTGGGCGCGCGGGATTGTGGCGCAACATCGTCTCGCGGATCGCTGTCCCGTGCTGTTCAGTCCGGTCTTCGGGTCATTGGATCTTCGCCCTCTTGCCGAGTGGATTCTGGCGGATCGGCTATCAGTCAGGTTTCAATTGCAGATGCACAAATATATCTGGGCCCCGGATATGCGGGGCGTGTGA
- a CDS encoding leucyl aminopeptidase, whose translation MKIMRVDARAGRVETESTDVLVLTHCEGDVFSKQATMIDKSMNGALHELLQSKEFEGKANELVLVHTQGKVPAKRILLVGLGKEKDVTVDQLRQAMGHAVKRVRQAKAGFFTVGVPSVTPQGSTAVEVAQAMAEGAILGSYQFTAYRSEGASGKEVKGMSLLAAQTSELKAMTEGIRRGVATAEAAVLVRDLCNHPSNVMTPSRIATEAKAIAKEEALTLKILERKDIEKLGMGALLGVAQGSHEPPKFIILEYKGSKKKDERPVVLVGKTITFDTGGISLKPAENMEHMKADMTGGAEVLASIRAAARLKLPLHLISILPVAENMPGGRAMKPGDVVTTLSGKTVEVQNTDAEGRLILADALAYATRYKPAALIDIATLTGACVVALGQFAIGMFGTDVGVKESVRKAGLRAGERVWEMPLWDEYFEQLRSDVADMRNIGGRGGGMITAALFLSKFVGDCPWVHLDIASTDWSERERAYVPKGPSGIGTRLLIQYLIDRTL comes from the coding sequence ATGAAGATCATGCGAGTAGATGCACGGGCCGGGCGTGTGGAGACGGAATCAACTGATGTGTTGGTCCTGACCCATTGCGAGGGCGATGTCTTTTCGAAACAGGCGACGATGATCGATAAATCGATGAACGGGGCCTTACACGAGTTGCTGCAGTCGAAAGAATTTGAAGGTAAGGCCAATGAGCTTGTGCTGGTGCATACCCAGGGCAAGGTGCCTGCCAAGCGGATTCTCCTGGTGGGGTTGGGGAAAGAGAAGGATGTGACGGTGGATCAGCTGCGGCAGGCCATGGGGCATGCGGTGAAGCGCGTCCGGCAGGCCAAGGCCGGTTTCTTCACGGTCGGGGTTCCCTCCGTCACCCCACAGGGTTCGACCGCCGTTGAGGTGGCCCAGGCGATGGCCGAGGGGGCCATTCTGGGCAGCTATCAGTTCACGGCCTACCGAAGCGAGGGCGCGTCGGGAAAAGAGGTGAAAGGGATGTCGCTCCTGGCGGCTCAGACGAGCGAGCTCAAGGCGATGACCGAAGGGATCCGGCGCGGTGTGGCGACGGCCGAAGCCGCGGTCCTGGTGCGAGATTTGTGCAACCATCCGTCGAATGTCATGACTCCCTCGCGGATTGCCACTGAGGCGAAGGCTATCGCGAAGGAAGAGGCGCTCACGCTCAAGATCCTGGAGCGGAAAGATATTGAAAAGCTCGGGATGGGGGCATTGCTGGGTGTGGCGCAAGGCAGCCATGAGCCGCCGAAGTTCATCATTCTCGAATACAAGGGATCGAAGAAGAAGGATGAACGTCCGGTTGTGTTGGTCGGGAAGACGATCACGTTCGATACCGGCGGAATTTCTCTCAAGCCGGCGGAGAACATGGAACATATGAAGGCGGACATGACCGGCGGCGCCGAGGTGTTGGCCTCAATCCGCGCGGCCGCGCGGTTGAAGCTGCCGCTTCATCTGATCAGCATTCTCCCGGTGGCCGAGAATATGCCGGGCGGTCGGGCGATGAAGCCGGGTGACGTCGTCACGACACTCTCCGGAAAAACAGTTGAAGTGCAGAACACTGATGCGGAAGGCCGCCTGATTCTGGCCGATGCGCTGGCCTACGCCACCCGCTACAAACCGGCGGCATTGATCGACATTGCGACGCTCACGGGCGCCTGCGTGGTGGCGCTCGGCCAATTTGCCATCGGGATGTTCGGAACCGATGTCGGCGTGAAGGAGTCGGTGCGGAAAGCCGGCCTCCGCGCGGGCGAGCGCGTGTGGGAAATGCCGCTGTGGGACGAATACTTCGAGCAGCTGCGCAGCGACGTGGCGGACATGCGCAACATCGGGGGCCGCGGGGGCGGGATGATCACGGCCGCGTTGTTCCTGAGCAAGTTCGTGGGCGACTGTCCGTGGGTCCATCTCGATATCGCCAGCACGGACTGGAGCGAACGGGAGCGGGCCTATGTTCCCAAGGGCCCCTCAGGAATTGGGACTAGATTGCTCATTCAGTATTTGATCGATCGAACGCTGTGA
- the nagZ gene encoding beta-N-acetylhexosaminidase: MLMSREKIGQLFMVGFEGTSVTPDLAAFIKEYKPGGVILFSRNLESIEQIVELTNALQACSPHSPLLISIDQEGGRVSRLPKTFTIFPPCEVLGRCNSSELAYAAAATIAKELRAVGINMNMSPVLDVNCNPSNPVIGDRAFGSTPGPVCELGLATVGGLQDNRVVACGKHFPGHGDTSVDSHKELPVVTASKERLEQIEFPPFRHATAHGVATLMTAHVLYRALDDQKPATLSPAIITEFLRGELKYDGVVLTDDLEMHAIIDHYGIEEATVRAIQAGCDMPLICKDRNREIAAITALDSAVADGSISAERLEQSLARIARLKQRFLVPYKPVVISDAKLIVGCRSHHVLLRSIHQARERLAKATV, encoded by the coding sequence ATGCTCATGTCGCGCGAGAAGATCGGCCAGTTGTTCATGGTGGGGTTCGAGGGGACCTCGGTCACGCCCGACCTGGCGGCGTTCATCAAGGAATACAAGCCGGGCGGCGTGATTCTCTTCTCGCGCAACCTTGAATCGATTGAGCAGATTGTCGAGTTGACGAATGCCTTGCAGGCCTGCAGCCCCCATTCGCCCTTGTTGATTTCAATCGATCAGGAAGGCGGCCGGGTCTCACGATTGCCGAAGACCTTCACCATCTTCCCCCCTTGCGAGGTGTTGGGGCGCTGTAATTCGTCGGAGCTCGCTTACGCGGCGGCGGCGACGATTGCGAAGGAACTCCGGGCTGTCGGGATCAACATGAACATGTCCCCGGTGTTGGATGTGAACTGCAATCCCTCCAATCCGGTGATCGGTGACCGAGCCTTTGGATCGACGCCCGGCCCGGTCTGTGAATTGGGCCTGGCGACGGTGGGCGGATTACAGGACAACCGGGTGGTGGCCTGCGGAAAGCATTTCCCCGGTCATGGCGATACCAGTGTGGATTCGCACAAAGAATTGCCTGTGGTGACCGCATCGAAGGAACGACTGGAACAGATCGAATTTCCACCGTTCCGTCATGCGACGGCCCATGGGGTGGCGACGCTGATGACGGCGCATGTGCTGTATCGCGCGCTGGACGATCAAAAGCCGGCTACGCTCTCTCCGGCCATCATCACGGAGTTTTTGCGCGGTGAGCTGAAGTACGATGGCGTGGTATTGACGGATGATTTGGAGATGCACGCGATCATCGATCACTATGGCATTGAAGAGGCCACGGTGCGGGCCATTCAAGCAGGGTGTGACATGCCGTTGATCTGCAAGGACCGCAATCGGGAGATTGCGGCGATCACGGCACTGGATAGCGCCGTGGCTGATGGTTCGATCAGCGCCGAGCGGTTGGAGCAATCCCTGGCCAGGATCGCCCGATTGAAACAGCGGTTTCTGGTTCCGTACAAACCGGTCGTGATTTCGGATGCCAAGCTGATCGTCGGGTGCCGAAGTCATCACGTCTTGCTTCGTTCCATCCATCAGGCCCGCGAACGATTGGCGAAAGCCACGGTGTGA
- a CDS encoding MFS transporter, with protein sequence MISQPSFPAGRRELWAWCFYDFANSSFSTLIVTVAYSVYFIQVVAADVSPSGMAERLWFWGYALSMLVVALVSPVLGALADIRANKRRVLIASTLLCVVCTALLWFVHRGDVALGLFIFGIANIGFDVGFVFCSAFLVELVPPQQMGRLSGYGWGFGYVGGLLSLALAYPFIVGGFADTNLGSYRMSFVVTALFFLSATLPTFLYLQERAQPRSVPDGLTVWRAVSRQLRDTARRLSTYRDLRRYFIAYLLYSDAINTVIVASGIFANKVLDFTPGDLIIYFLVTQITAGLGSVGFGFVADRIGATRSIVVTLLLWIGVVIGAAAVQTQMQFYLLGLVAGAALGANQSVSRTLLGRFTPLGHQGEFFGFFSVAGKFAAILGPIVYGEVTVWTGSQRWAVLSMALFFLVGLAVFLGVDERRGMAAAQE encoded by the coding sequence GTGATCTCCCAGCCCTCCTTTCCAGCCGGTCGCCGAGAACTTTGGGCCTGGTGCTTCTACGATTTTGCGAACTCTTCCTTTTCCACCCTGATCGTGACGGTCGCCTACAGCGTCTACTTCATCCAGGTGGTGGCAGCCGATGTGTCGCCGTCGGGCATGGCCGAGCGACTCTGGTTTTGGGGCTATGCGCTGTCGATGCTGGTGGTGGCGCTGGTATCTCCCGTGCTTGGGGCGTTGGCGGATATCCGTGCAAACAAGCGGAGGGTGCTGATCGCTTCCACGCTTCTCTGTGTGGTCTGCACCGCGCTTTTGTGGTTCGTACACCGCGGTGATGTGGCGCTGGGACTGTTTATTTTTGGGATCGCCAATATCGGCTTTGATGTGGGGTTTGTGTTCTGTAGTGCGTTTCTGGTGGAGCTGGTGCCGCCGCAGCAGATGGGCCGCTTGTCGGGCTATGGCTGGGGATTCGGCTATGTCGGTGGCTTGCTCTCACTGGCGCTGGCCTACCCGTTTATCGTCGGCGGCTTTGCCGACACGAATCTCGGGTCGTATCGGATGAGCTTTGTTGTGACGGCGCTGTTCTTTCTGAGTGCCACATTGCCGACGTTTCTGTACTTGCAAGAACGGGCTCAGCCGCGTTCAGTCCCTGACGGCCTGACGGTATGGCGTGCGGTGAGCAGGCAACTGCGTGACACGGCCCGCCGTCTGTCGACCTATCGTGATCTCCGGCGCTATTTCATTGCCTATCTACTCTATTCGGACGCCATCAATACGGTGATCGTCGCGTCGGGCATCTTTGCAAACAAAGTCCTGGACTTCACGCCGGGCGATCTGATTATCTATTTCCTCGTGACCCAGATTACGGCGGGTCTCGGCTCAGTCGGTTTCGGGTTTGTGGCGGATCGGATCGGGGCGACCCGGTCGATCGTGGTGACCTTACTGCTCTGGATCGGCGTGGTGATTGGCGCGGCGGCCGTGCAGACGCAGATGCAGTTTTATCTGCTTGGCCTGGTGGCAGGCGCGGCGCTCGGTGCCAATCAGTCGGTGAGTCGCACGTTGCTTGGCCGGTTTACCCCGTTGGGGCATCAGGGTGAATTCTTCGGTTTCTTTTCCGTCGCCGGGAAATTTGCCGCGATTCTTGGCCCGATCGTCTACGGAGAGGTGACGGTGTGGACCGGGAGTCAGCGCTGGGCCGTGCTCTCAATGGCGCTGTTTTTTCTCGTCGGGTTGGCCGTCTTTCTTGGGGTAGATGAACGGCGCGGTATGGCGGCTGCGCAGGAGTGA